A portion of the Hylaeus volcanicus isolate JK05 unplaced genomic scaffold, UHH_iyHylVolc1.0_haploid 12237, whole genome shotgun sequence genome contains these proteins:
- the LOC128883891 gene encoding D-aminoacyl-tRNA deacylase-like, with protein sequence MRLVVQRVHKASVQLKETNETVSSIGSGVAVLWGIDRSDTWEEAEFCINKLLNTRLFPDDNSKDWKCSVTDLNYEILVISQFTLLATLKKGKIPDFHHAMERTFALDLYTRIVERIKQLYKAEKIKTGFFGNPCNVSIENNGPCTILIDSSLR encoded by the exons ATGAGACTGGTTGTACAACGTGTTCACAAAGCCTCCGTTCAACTCAAGGAAACAAATGAAACGGTTTCGTCAATTGGATCAGGAGTGGCAGTCTTATGGGGCATAGATCGTTCGGATACATG ggaAGAAGCAGagttttgtattaataaattgttaaatacacGGTTGTTTCCTGACGACAATTCTAAGGATTGGAAATGCTCTGTGACCGATTTGAATTATg AAATTCTTGTTATATCCCAATTCACATTGTTAGC aactttaaaaaaaggaaaaataccCGATTTCCATCATG CAATGGAGCGTACGTTCGCCTTGGATTTATACACACGTATAGTTGAGcgaattaaacagttgtataaagctgaaaaaattaaaacgggATTTTTTGGAAATCCATGTA ATGTCTCCATAGAAAATAATGGGCCTTGCACAATACTGATTGATAGTTCTCTTAGATGA